The sequence below is a genomic window from Sulfurimonas sp..
CTTGCACAAGATATAGCTTGTTCTTTAGTAAAGATCAGAGTTGCATTTACTGGAATCCCACATGCTACCAATTCTTCCATTGCAATAAATCCTGCTTTTGTTGCAGGAACTTTTATCATTACATTAGGACGTGCTATTTCAGCATACAGTCTTTTTCCTTCTGCTATAGTGCCTTCAGCATCATCACACAAAAATGGATCAACTTCTATACTTACATAACCATCATCACCCTCATCATATAAAGGTTTTAATATATCCGCTGCTTTTTTAATATCAAAAATAGCAACAGCTTCATATTTTTGTTTAGGTGATAGTTCACTCAAAGTTGCTACTTGCTCTTTGTAAGCAGGTGAGTTAAGAATAGCATTTTTAAAAATTGCAGGATTGGAAGTCGCACCGTTTATAGTTTTTGATTCAATCAATTCTCTAAACTCTTTATCAAGAAAGTCTCTCTCGATAAAATCGGCCCAAAGCGAGAATTTCAAATCTTCTATATACATATAAATATTCCTAATTTTTTATTAAATTATAACCCATTTTTTTTAAATCAAAATAATAAGATACATATTTTAACAAAATTATATGAATTGTACTGAGTGCGATAAAAAGTTCATTTTCTATGTATATATAGTACTTGTATATTTCAAAATATAAAAAAAACTCAAATATATACTGATCAAAAAAATAAAAAAAAGCATATAGCAATATAGTAATAGATGAAGCTAGAATGATATTTATTTTCAAATTAAATATGTAAATGTATAAAAGAAGAATTGCAAAATAAAAAAAGTAATATGCACCGGCAAATATTTCTATTAGTATAAGGTTAGATACCGCAATTAAAAAGCTGTGTAACATCTCTAAAAATTTACATCTTTTTTAATCTCTACGATAAATGTAGTTCCTGAACCTGAACTGCTAACGCTTATTCCCCCGTCAAACTGTTTTTGAGCAATAATTTGTGACATGTATAGTCCAAGTCCTGTTCCATTCTTGTCTTTTGTTGAAAAATAAGGTTCAAATACCCTCTCTATATTTTCACTAGAAATTCCTATTCCATTATCTGTGACATATATTTTTATAGAATTATAAAAGTTTTCAACTCTTATTGAAATTATTAAATCTTTATCTTCCTCATGAGATATTAATGCA
It includes:
- a CDS encoding transaldolase, with protein sequence MYIEDLKFSLWADFIERDFLDKEFRELIESKTINGATSNPAIFKNAILNSPAYKEQVATLSELSPKQKYEAVAIFDIKKAADILKPLYDEGDDGYVSIEVDPFLCDDAEGTIAEGKRLYAEIARPNVMIKVPATKAGFIAMEELVACGIPVNATLIFTKEQAISCARAFEAGAKKADKAVDTVVSVFVSRVDRAIDDTLAKHGVDTGLSGIYNSADIYNAVEDLKVERCRTLFASTGVKDDSLAPHYYIENLLAYNSVNTAPIETIEAYVQMGLKDKALPISNEVIKEHFDKVKGAGIEMDEVYAKQIEDGLQAFKDAFQDILENL